From a single Stackebrandtia endophytica genomic region:
- a CDS encoding GvpL/GvpF family gas vesicle protein, with product MNDVVYVYGIVPDQGRLPDDTAGVGEPPATVSLIRHGAVSAVTSVMDADRPLGLPEDLRAHFTVLNDTAELGPVLPLRFGAVLPDEQTVVDKLLAPHHDAFVESLDELDGYGQYLVKGRYTQDDILREIIADNPEAARLCEEINRLPADETHDQRVALGELTHVCLEALRDQDTKLLLTTVDPWIAAAELRDAGTEQHAFHIALLATSENGVNLERAITEIADEWQGRVGLQLIGPMAPYDFVLAPDT from the coding sequence GTGAACGACGTCGTCTACGTGTACGGAATAGTCCCCGATCAGGGCCGCCTCCCCGATGACACGGCCGGAGTCGGCGAGCCACCCGCGACGGTGTCCCTCATTCGGCACGGCGCGGTGAGCGCGGTGACCAGCGTGATGGATGCCGACCGCCCCTTGGGGCTTCCCGAGGACTTGCGCGCCCACTTCACCGTCCTCAACGACACCGCCGAACTGGGGCCGGTACTACCGCTGCGGTTCGGCGCGGTCCTGCCGGATGAGCAGACGGTCGTGGACAAACTCTTGGCCCCCCACCACGACGCTTTCGTCGAATCGCTCGACGAACTCGACGGATACGGCCAGTACCTGGTCAAGGGACGGTATACCCAGGACGACATCCTGCGGGAGATCATCGCCGACAACCCCGAGGCTGCCCGCCTGTGCGAGGAGATCAATCGCCTGCCCGCCGACGAGACCCATGATCAACGCGTGGCGTTGGGTGAACTGACTCACGTGTGCCTGGAAGCGTTGCGCGACCAGGACACCAAACTGCTACTGACCACGGTGGACCCGTGGATCGCAGCTGCCGAGTTGCGCGATGCGGGGACCGAGCAGCACGCCTTCCACATCGCGTTGCTCGCCACCTCGGAGAACGGCGTGAACCTGGAACGCGCGATAACCGAGATCGCCGACGAATGGCAGGGGCGGGTGGGATTGCAGCTCATCGGCCCGATGGCGCCATACGACTTCGTCCTCGCTCCGGATACGTGA
- the gvpJ gene encoding gas vesicle protein GvpJ, translating to MTTTSMQSIRTRSVLDRPCSCGLLDVVDTILDKGLVIDVFLRVSLVGIEVLTIDARIVVASVDTYLRFAEAVNRVYLSDVSEPKRLTSLVGDATEGGAKHSTKGVLEAAGEKVKEVFHRGDSDDKSKKGGSK from the coding sequence ATGACAACGACTTCGATGCAGTCGATACGGACCAGAAGCGTTCTGGATCGACCATGTTCGTGCGGTCTGCTCGACGTGGTCGACACGATCCTCGACAAGGGTCTCGTCATCGACGTCTTCCTGCGTGTGTCGCTGGTCGGCATCGAGGTGCTCACGATCGACGCACGCATCGTCGTGGCCAGTGTGGACACTTATCTAAGGTTCGCCGAAGCGGTCAACCGGGTCTATCTGTCCGATGTCTCGGAACCCAAACGACTGACGTCGTTGGTCGGCGACGCCACCGAAGGTGGTGCCAAGCACTCGACGAAGGGAGTCCTCGAAGCCGCCGGAGAGAAGGTCAAAGAGGTGTTCCACCGCGGTGACTCCGACGACAAGTCCAAAAAGGGCGGATCGAAGTGA
- a CDS encoding plasmid stabilization protein, producing the protein MPQQSWSKKRERQYEHIKKQQKQRGASEDRAEEIAARTVNKERARSGESRSASKTSTRDISSGRRGGKRSRSGPGGRTRDQLYEEAKRKNVSGRSKMNKAQLARAVGRS; encoded by the coding sequence ATGCCGCAGCAGTCGTGGAGCAAGAAGCGTGAACGTCAGTACGAGCACATCAAGAAGCAACAGAAGCAGCGCGGCGCATCGGAGGACCGTGCCGAGGAGATCGCCGCACGCACGGTGAACAAGGAGCGGGCCCGATCGGGAGAATCACGGAGCGCGAGCAAGACCTCGACTCGGGACATCTCGTCGGGGCGGCGTGGCGGGAAGCGTTCTCGTTCCGGCCCCGGCGGTCGCACCCGCGATCAGCTCTACGAGGAGGCCAAGCGCAAGAACGTATCCGGCCGCTCGAAGATGAACAAGGCGCAGTTGGCGCGAGCGGTCGGTAGGAGCTAG
- a CDS encoding zinc-dependent alcohol dehydrogenase codes for MKAVTWQAPKDVRVEEVPDPRIHAPTDAIVRITSTALCGSDLHLYNVLGMYLSPGDVLGHEPMGIVEEVGAEVTGIQTGDRVVIPFNVSCGHCWMCDRGLMSQCETTQVRNQGTGAALLGFSSLYGSVPGGQAEYLRVPQAQFGPIKIPEGGPDENYLFLSDVLPTAWQGVRYAGVEDGTTVAVVGLGPIGQMAARIARYLGAERVFGIDNVPERLSMAGRHGIETIDTGHTDDVPKAVRDLTDGRGPDSVIEAVGMEAHGAPIQEMAQKATRLLPDKAARFAMEKMGIDRMAALNLSFELVRRGGTVSILGVYGGKADPIPMMDLFDQQITLRMGQANVRRWTDEILPVLERNDDPLGLSDFVTHRMPLSEAPTAYDTFEKKQDGCVKVVFKP; via the coding sequence ATGAAGGCTGTTACATGGCAGGCTCCCAAAGACGTGCGGGTCGAGGAGGTCCCCGACCCACGGATTCACGCCCCGACCGACGCGATCGTTCGGATCACCTCGACCGCGCTGTGTGGATCGGACCTGCATCTCTACAACGTACTCGGCATGTATCTGAGCCCCGGAGACGTTCTCGGTCATGAGCCGATGGGCATCGTCGAGGAGGTGGGCGCCGAGGTGACCGGGATTCAGACCGGGGACCGTGTGGTGATCCCCTTCAATGTCTCTTGTGGTCACTGCTGGATGTGTGATCGGGGTTTGATGTCACAGTGCGAGACCACCCAGGTCCGAAACCAGGGCACCGGTGCCGCACTGCTGGGGTTCAGCTCGCTCTACGGATCGGTGCCCGGTGGCCAGGCGGAGTACCTTCGGGTGCCTCAGGCTCAGTTCGGTCCGATCAAGATCCCGGAGGGAGGTCCGGACGAGAACTATCTGTTCCTGTCCGACGTCCTTCCCACCGCGTGGCAGGGCGTCAGGTACGCCGGAGTCGAGGACGGCACCACCGTGGCGGTGGTGGGACTCGGCCCCATCGGACAGATGGCCGCTCGGATCGCCAGATACCTGGGCGCTGAACGGGTCTTCGGTATCGACAACGTCCCCGAACGCCTGAGCATGGCCGGACGGCACGGCATCGAAACCATCGACACCGGTCACACCGACGACGTGCCGAAGGCCGTCCGTGATCTCACCGACGGGCGCGGTCCCGACTCGGTGATCGAGGCGGTCGGGATGGAGGCGCACGGCGCCCCGATCCAGGAGATGGCGCAGAAGGCGACCCGGTTGCTTCCCGACAAGGCCGCTCGGTTCGCGATGGAAAAGATGGGCATCGACAGGATGGCGGCGCTCAACCTCTCGTTCGAACTGGTCAGACGAGGCGGAACGGTATCGATCCTCGGTGTCTACGGGGGCAAGGCCGATCCCATTCCGATGATGGACCTGTTCGATCAGCAGATAACTCTGCGAATGGGGCAGGCAAACGTTCGTCGCTGGACCGACGAGATTCTGCCCGTTCTGGAGCGAAACGACGACCCGTTGGGACTGAGTGATTTCGTCACCCATCGAATGCCGTTGTCGGAGGCTCCGACCGCCTACGACACCTTCGAGAAAAAACAGGACGGCTGTGTGAAAGTCGTCTTCAAGCCCTGA
- a CDS encoding molybdopterin oxidoreductase family protein: MRRPDEGYRVEDVWGEARPFEGGAPWPQRQDSFLEPGVQSADVDEWVPSACVLCSNGCGLDIAVLAGRMVGVRGAVTDHLNRGRLGPKGLYGWQGQTRDRLTTPLIRGRDGRQREASWEQAMDEVVARSRSILEAHGPLSHGFYTSGQLMLEEYYTLAVIGKAGIGTPHMDGNTRLCTATAAMSLKETFGSDGQPGCYEDIDACDALFLFGHNVAETQTVLWRRILDRLGGPRPPALVCVDPRETSVAEHADIHLPVRPGTNLALLNGLLHEIIDRGWHDAGWVADHTWGFDELARVVERHPPDRVADICGVSADSIKAAAEVFASHSAIVSTVLQGVYQSHQATATACAVNNLHLLRGMVGREGATVLQMNGQPTAQNNRECGADGDLPGFRNWANIDHIRDLARLWDVDESVIPHWAPPTHAMQLFRYVEQGSVKFLWIAGTNPAVSMPDLSRIRSTLGGDRCFIVVNDGYHTETTRLADVVLPAALWGEKTGTFTNTDRTVHLARQAVDPPGQARSDLRIWIDYARRMDFRSDSGRPIPPWTDPEEAFDAWRECSRGRPCDYSGLSYDRLGRTSGIRWPCTDDQPDGTARLYTDGRFPSGSDECEIYGHDLDTGGTISRQEHRARRADGRARLTAVDYQPPPQELDGDYPLSLVTGRTVSQFHTRTKTGRVPVLDAAAPTAWVELSHQDANTLNIATGDVVRLSTRSGRLELPARVVDSRPGTVFVPFHYGEALSGSGQPANQLTLTAWDPVSKQPTFKVVGVRAERVIDGKKR; this comes from the coding sequence ATGCGGAGGCCGGACGAGGGGTATCGAGTTGAGGATGTCTGGGGAGAGGCGCGCCCCTTCGAGGGTGGTGCCCCATGGCCGCAGCGCCAGGATTCCTTTCTTGAGCCCGGCGTCCAATCCGCCGACGTCGACGAGTGGGTGCCGTCAGCTTGTGTGCTGTGCAGCAACGGTTGCGGGCTGGACATCGCGGTCTTGGCCGGCCGAATGGTCGGTGTGCGGGGTGCGGTCACCGATCACCTCAACCGGGGAAGGCTGGGGCCCAAGGGCCTCTACGGATGGCAGGGCCAGACGCGCGATCGGCTGACCACACCGCTGATCCGAGGGCGGGATGGGAGACAACGAGAAGCCTCCTGGGAACAGGCGATGGATGAGGTCGTGGCCCGTTCCCGAAGCATCCTGGAAGCCCATGGGCCGTTGTCGCACGGTTTCTACACGTCCGGTCAGCTCATGTTGGAGGAGTACTACACGCTCGCGGTGATCGGGAAAGCCGGGATCGGAACACCGCACATGGACGGCAACACCAGGCTGTGCACCGCGACGGCGGCGATGTCGTTGAAGGAGACGTTCGGTTCGGACGGCCAACCCGGATGCTATGAGGACATCGACGCCTGCGATGCCCTCTTCCTGTTCGGTCACAACGTCGCCGAGACCCAGACCGTGTTGTGGCGTCGTATCCTGGATCGGCTCGGCGGTCCTCGGCCGCCGGCTCTCGTATGCGTCGACCCGCGCGAGACATCTGTCGCCGAGCACGCCGATATCCATCTGCCCGTACGGCCCGGTACCAATCTGGCCCTGCTGAACGGTCTCCTTCACGAGATCATCGATCGCGGCTGGCATGACGCCGGGTGGGTCGCGGACCACACCTGGGGCTTCGACGAGCTTGCGCGAGTCGTCGAACGTCATCCTCCGGATCGAGTCGCCGACATCTGCGGGGTGTCTGCCGACTCCATTAAGGCCGCCGCGGAGGTGTTCGCGTCCCATTCCGCGATCGTGTCCACTGTGCTCCAGGGCGTCTATCAATCGCACCAGGCGACGGCTACCGCGTGCGCGGTCAACAACCTGCATCTGTTGAGGGGCATGGTGGGGAGGGAAGGAGCCACCGTCCTGCAGATGAACGGTCAACCGACCGCTCAGAACAACCGCGAATGCGGTGCCGACGGAGATCTGCCCGGTTTTCGGAACTGGGCCAACATCGATCACATCCGTGATCTGGCGAGACTGTGGGACGTCGATGAATCGGTCATACCGCATTGGGCGCCGCCCACCCATGCGATGCAGCTCTTCAGATACGTCGAGCAGGGATCCGTCAAATTCCTCTGGATCGCCGGCACGAACCCGGCGGTGTCCATGCCGGACCTGTCGAGGATACGCTCGACCCTCGGCGGGGATCGCTGCTTCATCGTCGTCAACGACGGCTACCACACCGAGACGACTCGCCTCGCCGATGTGGTCCTCCCCGCCGCGCTGTGGGGGGAGAAGACCGGAACCTTCACCAACACCGACCGTACGGTGCACCTGGCACGCCAAGCCGTCGATCCGCCGGGGCAGGCGCGCAGTGATCTACGAATCTGGATCGACTACGCGCGCAGGATGGACTTCCGAAGTGACTCCGGTCGACCGATTCCGCCCTGGACTGATCCGGAGGAGGCGTTCGACGCCTGGCGAGAGTGTTCGCGTGGCCGCCCGTGCGACTACAGTGGCCTGTCATACGACCGGCTCGGTCGCACGTCGGGAATCAGATGGCCGTGCACCGACGACCAACCCGACGGAACCGCACGGCTTTACACCGATGGCCGCTTTCCCTCCGGTAGTGACGAGTGTGAGATTTACGGTCACGACCTGGACACCGGAGGCACGATCAGTCGCCAGGAGCATCGGGCGCGACGCGCTGACGGGCGTGCTCGGCTCACGGCCGTCGACTACCAACCACCTCCGCAGGAGCTCGACGGAGACTATCCATTGTCTCTAGTCACTGGGCGGACGGTGTCACAGTTCCACACGCGGACCAAGACCGGACGTGTCCCGGTACTCGACGCCGCCGCCCCGACCGCGTGGGTCGAGTTGTCCCATCAGGACGCCAACACACTGAACATCGCGACCGGGGACGTCGTCCGGTTGTCGACCCGATCGGGTCGCTTGGAACTTCCGGCGCGCGTCGTCGATTCGCGGCCGGGAACGGTGTTCGTGCCGTTCCACTATGGCGAGGCGTTGTCCGGGTCCGGGCAGCCGGCAAACCAGCTCACGCTCACCGCATGGGATCCGGTGTCGAAGCAACCCACTTTCAAAGTCGTCGGCGTCCGAGCCGAACGCGTCATCGATGGGAAGAAGCGATGA